The Amycolatopsis umgeniensis DNA segment GAGCGGTTTGCTGTCCGGATGCGCGCCCAGCCAGACGCGGATGTCGTCGAGGCAGTGTTCGAGGTTCTTGTTCCGCCCACCGGAGTACAGCTGCGACGGCGAACTCGCCGCGACGCAGTTGTTGTTGTTCCCCAACGGGTTCGAGTGACTGACCTTCCACTCGCGGGTGATGATGTTGGGCCAGACGTCGAGTTCGATCAGCGAGGTACCGGCGTCCAGCGACCGCGCGAGGTAGTCGTAAGCGCCGGTTTCATAGGTGTTGTGGACGCCGACAGTGGTCACGTGGGAGACCTTCGCCGGGTCCGCGTTCGCGACCGCTCCGGACAGCGAAGCCGCCACGATCACGCCTGCCAGGGATACCGCGGGGAGGAGTTTCATCCGAGCCCTTTCGCACGCGGGAAGTGCACTGGATCACACACTGTGCCACCGTGGTGGACGGTGGCCGAACCCGTGTTGAACCAAAAGGACCAGTCGGGAAAATGAACCCATGAGCGAGAACCCGAGCCCGCCGTCCGCGCTGACCATCGCGGGCTCCGACTCCGGCGGCGCCGCCGGACTCCAGGCCGACCTCCGTACGTTCCTCACCTGCGGGGTGCACGGTCTGGTCGCGGTCACCGCCGTGACCGTCCAGAACACCCTCGGCGTGCACGACCGCACCGACATCCCGGCGCGGATCGTCGCGGGGCAGATCGAGGCCGTCGCGGCCGACATGGGCGTCAACGCGGCCAAGACCGGCATGCTCGCCTCGGCCGAGATCATCCACGCCGTCGCCGCAGCCTGCGACAAGGCCGAGATCGGCCGCGACGCCAAAGTGCCGTTCGTGGTCGACCCGGTCGCGGCGTCGATGCACGGGCATCCGCTGTTCGACGAGGACGGCCTGGTGGCGCTGCGCGACGAACTCCTGCCGCGCGCGACCGTCCTCACGCCGAACCTCGACGAGGTCCGGCTGCTGACCGGGATGACCGTGACCACCCGCGAACAGATGCACCAGGCGGCCGTCGTCCTGCACCGGCTCGGCCCGAAATACGTGCTCGTGAAGAGCGGTCACCTCGTCTCCGACCCCGAGTGCGTCGACGTGCTCTTCGACGGCTCCACGTTCGTCGAACTGCCCGGCGAGCGGTTCGCGACGCAGCACACGCACGGCGCCGGGGACACCATGGCGTCGGCGCTGACGGCCGGTCTCGCGAAGGGGATGTCCGTCGTGGAGGCCGCCCGCTACGGCAAGTGGTTCGTCTCACACGCGGTCGAAAACGCCTACCCCATGGGCGCGAAGGTCGGTCCGGTTTCGGCGTTTTGGCGGCTTGCGCCGGAGCACTGAGCACACGGCCGGTTACGATCTGCGCCGTGACCGGACGCGAAACGGTGGCCAAGGTCGTCGAGGCCCGGGGCTTTCAGAACTTCATCATCGCCGTGATCGTCTTCAACGCCGTCACACTCGGCTTGGAGACTTCGACGCGGATGCTCGCCGAGTACGGGCCGCTGCTGCACGCTGTCGACTACATCGCGCTCACGATCTTCGTGCTCGAGCTCTGCGCGAAGTTCTACGCCTACCGCGCGAAGTTCTTCCGTGACCCGTGGAACATCTTCGACCTGCTCGTCGTCGGCATCGCGGTGATCCCCACGACCGGCCCGTTCGCGGTGCTGCGGGCGTTGCGGGTCCTGCGGGTGCTGCGGCTGATCTCGGTCGTGCCGTCGATGCGGAAGGTCGTCACCGGACTGCTCGCGGCGATCCCCGGGATGGCCTCGATCGCCGCGCTGCTCGCGCTGATCATCTTCGTCGCGGGCGTGATGGCGACGAAGCTCTTCGGGGCCATCTCACCGGAGAACTTCGGCGACCTCGGCACTTCGCTGTTCACCCTGTTCCAGGTGATGACCGGCGAGGCGTGGCCGGACATCGCCAAAGAGATCATGAAGGAAGCACCCATGGCCTGGGTGTTCTTCGTGGTCTACATCCTCGTGTCCAGCTTCGCGGTGCTGAACCTCTTCATCGCCGTTGTGGTCAGCGGGATGGAGGACGAGCTTCGCCAGGACATCCGCGAGGAAGAGGCGAAGCAGGCCGAAACCCAGGCCATGGCGAACAAGGAGATCCTCGACGAGCTTCGGGCTCTTCGCGCCGAAGTCGCGGAGCTCAGCGCTCTTCGTCAGCGATGAGCGCTTCGAGAGCGGGCAGAGCCGCCGCGAGCGCCGCCTGGTGCTCCGGAGTCAGCCGTTCGAGGCGCTTGCCCAGTTCGTGCACCCGCGTCGACCGGACGCCGGAAACCAGCCTCTCGCCCTCTTCGGTGGCCTCCGCGAGCCAGGCCCTCCTGTCGATCGGGTCCGACTCACGGCTGACGTAGCCCGCTTCGACGAGCGAAGCGACGATCCTCGACATGGTGGCCGCGGCGACGCCTTCCTTCGCCGCGAGATCACCCAGACGGAGCTGGCCGTAGTGCACGAGCGTGGCGAGCGCCGAGATCGCGCCGTGGCCGGGTCCGGGCACGCCCGCTTGACGGAGTGACCGGGACAACCGTCCCACCGCCAGGAACAATCTGCCCGAAACATCCTGGACCGCTGACGTGGTCACCACTGGCTCCTCTGGGTACACGGTGGCGGGTGCGCCGCCGGAGAGTGCCGTCAACCATACGGGCTCTCGGTGCGTACTCGCCGTGAAGGCCGTGAACCGTACAAAAGGGTTATCGAGGCGGACTCGAAGCGTGTGCCCAGAACCGCTGGGGAATCCGTCCCGCGCCCGCGGCCAGCCGTCCCGCGGTGACGGCGGCGCGCATCGCCGACGCCATCCGTTCCGGATCCGCGGCCCTGGTCACGGCGGTGGAGAGCAGTACGGCGTCGCAGCCGAGCTCCATCGCCAGCGTCGCGTCGGAAGCCGTGCCGATACCGGCGTCGAGGATCACCGGGACACCCGCGCGCGACACGATCAACTCGATGTTGTGCGGATTCCGGATACCGAGACCGGTGCCGATCGGCGCGCCGAGCGGCATCACCGCCGCGCAGCCCGCCTCCTCCAGCCGCAGCGCCAGCACCGGATCGTCGTTGGTGTACGCGAGCACGGTGAAGCCGTCCGCGGTGAGCCGCTCGGCCGCTTCGAGGGTCTCGAACGGATCCGGCAGCAGCGTGCGGTCGTCGGCGTGGACCTCCAGCTTGACGAGGTCGGTTTCGAGCGCTTCGCGCGCCAGCTGGGCGGTGAGGATCGCTTCGGCCGCCGTCCGGCACCCGGCGGTGTTGGGTAGCAGACGGATGCCGAGCCGCCGGAGCAGTTCGAGCACGCCGGAGCCGCCTTCGGCGTCGGCCTTGCGCATCGCGACCGTGGTGAGTTCCGTGCCGGACGCCACGAGCGCGCGTTCCACCACGGCGAGGTTCGCGGCGCCGCCGGTGCCGATGATCAGCCGTGACGAAAGCTTGTACTCGCCGATGACGAGGTGGTCACCGTCCATTTCAGCCTCCTTGGACCGCGGTGAGGATGTCGACGCTGGCGCCCTTGCGCACCACGGCTTCCGGCCATTCGCCGCGCCGGACGACCACGCCGTCCACCGCGACCGCGACGCCTCGCACCGCCGTGCCGAGTGCCTCGAGCACGCCCTCGACGGTGGTCCCGTCGGGGAACTCGCGCCACTGGCCGTTGACCTGGATCTCCATCACACTCGCTCCTCGCTTCGCCGCGCCGGCGTCGCCGCCGCGACCTCGTCCGGCAACGGCCCGCCGTCCAGCCAGGCGACCGCGGCGTCCGCGGTGAGCGGGGCCATCAGGAGACCGTTGCGATGGTGACCCGTCGCGGCGAAGACACCTTCGCCCAGCTCACCGATGAAAGGCATGGTGTCGACGCTGGCCGCGCGCAATCCGGCGGCGGTCTCGACGAGTTCGTATTCGGTGATGCCCGGGAAGACGCGCTCCGCGCCTTCGAGCAGCTCACGAACGCCCCGGACGGTGACGGTCTCGTCGAAACCGGCCTCGTACTGGGTCGCGCCGAGCACGAGTTGGCCGTCTTCCCGCGGGACGAGGTAGATCGGGCGGCCCTCGACCATCGCGCGGACGGTCCTCACCGGTGGCGGCAGGCAGCCCCGGCGCGGCCGCAGGCGGAGGATCTCGCCCTTCAGCGGGCGGACAGCGTCGGCGAGCGCGGGGTGCAGACGTCCGGTCCAGGCTCCGGCGGCGAGGACGACGTCGCCGTCGAGGTGTTCGAGCTCGGTGACGGTTTCGTGGCGGAACGCGACCCCGCGCTCGTCGCAGGCGTGTTTGAGTGCGCGCAGCAGCCTTCTGTTGTCCACGGCCAGATCACCGGGGACCAGCAGTCCACTTCGGACAGTGGAGGCGAGACCCGGTTCGGTGCGGCGGGCCTCGCGGCCGGTCAGCCGTTCGACCTCGCGGCCGAGTTCGGTGAGGTACGCGGCGAGCATTTCGAGGTTCCCCGCGTCGGCGCCGTCCAGCGCGACGACGAGCGTGCCGTGCGGCGAAAGCCCCGGGTCGACACCTTCTTTCGCCAGGTCACGGGCGAAATCCGGCCAGCGCCGCAGCGATGCCTCGCCGAGGGTGAGGACGTCCTCCTCGCCGGGCCAGGCCTCGGTGACCGGCGCGAGCATGCCGCCCGCGAGCCAAGACGCGCCGCGGCCGGGATCAGGGTCGTACACGGTGACGCGATGGCCGCGCGCGGACGCGCGCCAAGCGACCGCGAGGCCGATGACCCCGCCGCCGACAACCGAAAGTTCCTTCATGGACGCACGCTCCCTGCGCCGGCATGACCCGGATCAGGTTCCACGGTCGGAGCGGTTTCGGCTCCCTCTCAGCCCGTCCTCGGGCTCCCGTGCGGACCACCCCACCGTAGCGCGCGGGTACCGTCGCCGCCATGCCCACCCTGTCTGATCCGCGGATCCGCGCACGGCTCGCGAACGCCCGCCTGTACCTCTGCACCGACGCCCGGTCCGGCCGCGGCGATCTCGCCGAATTCGCCGACGCGGCACTGGCCGGCGGAGTCGACATCATCCAGCTGAGGGACAAGACCGGCGGCGCCCCGATCGAGGCGAAACACGAGATCGCGGCGCTGGAAGTGCTCGCGGAGGCGTGCGAGAGGCACGGGAAGCTGCTGGCGGTGAACGACCGCGCGGACGTCGCGCTCGCCGTCGGCGCGCACGTGCTGCACCTGGGCCAGGACGACATCCCGGTGGCGCTGGCCCGCGAGATCGTCGGCGACGACGTGGTGATCGGCCGCTCCACCCATTCGGCCGAACAGGCCAAGGCGGCCGCCGAAGAGCCCGGCGTCGACTACTTCTGCACCGGCCCGTGCTGGCCGACGCCGACCAAGCCCGGCCGCTCGGCTCCGGGGCTCGACCTGGTGCGCGCTACGGCCGCTTTCGGGACGTCGCGGCCGTGGTTCGCGATCGGCGGGATCGACGCCGAGCGGCTGCCCGAGGTGCTGGACGCGGGCGCGTCGCGGATCGTCGTCGTCCGGGCGATCACCGGCGCCGAAGACCCCGAGGCGGCCGCTCGCACGCTGCGCTCCGCCCTCGCCTGACGCCTGCTTGCGCGTGGGCTTCGGGTGTCGCGAAAGCCACTTTCGGGACGTCTGGTGTCCCGAAAGTGGCTTTCGCGACACCAGGGTGAGGTGAGGGCCGGGGTGGGGCGTGGGCAGGCGTTGTGAAAGTCGCTTTCGCAACCTTCACCGTTGCGAAAGTGGCGTTCGCAACGCGCCTTACCCCGCGATAAGTCCTCTGGATGCGGGAGTGTCAGGGGGCCGGGGTTCCGGAGGCGGGAGCCGACGGGGTGGTCGGGGGCGCCTGCGAGGTCGACGGCGTCGTGGAGGGCGTCGTCGGAGGCGCCTGAGTGGTCGTGGGTGCCGTCGGGGTCGTCGACGGGGTCGGCGTGGTCGACGGCTTCGTCTCGGGCCCCTCGTCCTGGCTCTCCGAAGGGGACGTCGCGGGCGGGGTGTCGTGCTTGTCCTGCCGCTCCTGGGCCTGGCCGCCGCCGATGATCTTCCCTATGGTCGTCCCGGTCCCGCCGCCGAAGCTCTTCCCGGTCGCGCCCTCGAAACCGGTGATCGCGACGAGCGCCACCACGAACGCCACCACGCTGACACCGGCGATCACCGCCCAGCGCGGTTTGAACTTCCGCTCGGAGGGCTCGTCATCCTCCGCCGGGGTGAGCCGGACGGTCTCCTGTTCCGACGGGTCGAGCACCTTGCGCCTGCCGGGAACGGTCAGCACCACTCGCGCCTTCAGCGCCGCGTCCTTCGTCCGTTGCAGCGAGCGCAGGTACAACTCGCCACCGAGTGTGGTGATCACACTCGCCAGCCCGGCGCCGGCCACCGTGCCCGCCACGCCGAGCGTGGAACCCAGCAAGGCCGCGGTGATCGCGGCCATCGCGGCCGCCAGCACCTGGACGATCCGCCCCTGCTTTTCCGTCTTTTCGGTGTCCTTTTCGGAGGTCTCCTTGGTCATGATCCCGTTCTGCAGCTAGTCGGTCCTCACCCGGTCCTAACGAATAAGGCGCATGGGATGCTCCCTTCGTTGTCCGCACGTGAGGAGCGCCACCCCGTCCGTCCAAAAAGGACTGTCCAGAGTTCACAATCCCTTGACATAATCGGCCGTATGGAATTGGTCTCGATCGAGGAAATCCGCGACGCGGCGAGCCGCATCAAAGGCGCCGCGGTGCGCACGCCGTTGCTGGAACAGTCGTGGGCGCCGTTGTGGCTCAAACCGGAAAGCCTGCAGCGGATCGGTGCGTTCAAGGTGCGCGGCGCCTACAACGCGATCGCCTCGCTGGACGAAGATCAGCGCGCTCGCGGAGTCGTCGCGTTCTCCAGCGGCAACCACGCGCAAGCGGTCGCTTACTCGGCGAAACGGTTCGGAATCCCCGCGGTGATCATCGTCCCGGACGTCGCCCCGCGTGCGAAGGTCGAAGCCACCAAGGCGCTGGGCGCCGAAGTCATCGAAGTCCCGATCGACCGTCAGCAGTCCTCCGCGCTCGCCGTCGCCGAGGAACGAGGTCTCTCCTTCATCCCGCCGTACGACCACCGCGACGTCATCGCGGGGCAGGGCACCGTCGGGCTGGAGATCGCCGAAGACCTGCCGGACGCCGCCGCCGTCCTCGTCCCGCTCAGCGGCGGCGGGCTGGCTTCGGGTGTCGGCACGGCGATCAAGGCGCTCCTCCCCGGCACGAAGGTCATCGGCGTCGAGCCCGAGCTCGCGGCCGACACCGCCGAGAGCCTGCGCGCGGGCAAGCGGATCGAATGGCCGATGGATCTGCGGGCGCGGACCAGCGCCGACGGCCTGAGGGCCCAGCCGTCGGACCTGACCTTCGCCCACCTCCAGTCGGTGCTGGACGACGTCATCACCGTTTCCGAAGAGGAGATCGGGGACGCCGTCCGGACGCTGGCGCACCGCGCCCGCCTGATCGCCGAGCCGAGCGGCGCCACCGCGACCGCCGCGTACCTGTTCCACC contains these protein-coding regions:
- the thiD gene encoding bifunctional hydroxymethylpyrimidine kinase/phosphomethylpyrimidine kinase — encoded protein: MSENPSPPSALTIAGSDSGGAAGLQADLRTFLTCGVHGLVAVTAVTVQNTLGVHDRTDIPARIVAGQIEAVAADMGVNAAKTGMLASAEIIHAVAAACDKAEIGRDAKVPFVVDPVAASMHGHPLFDEDGLVALRDELLPRATVLTPNLDEVRLLTGMTVTTREQMHQAAVVLHRLGPKYVLVKSGHLVSDPECVDVLFDGSTFVELPGERFATQHTHGAGDTMASALTAGLAKGMSVVEAARYGKWFVSHAVENAYPMGAKVGPVSAFWRLAPEH
- a CDS encoding ion transporter; translation: MTGRETVAKVVEARGFQNFIIAVIVFNAVTLGLETSTRMLAEYGPLLHAVDYIALTIFVLELCAKFYAYRAKFFRDPWNIFDLLVVGIAVIPTTGPFAVLRALRVLRVLRLISVVPSMRKVVTGLLAAIPGMASIAALLALIIFVAGVMATKLFGAISPENFGDLGTSLFTLFQVMTGEAWPDIAKEIMKEAPMAWVFFVVYILVSSFAVLNLFIAVVVSGMEDELRQDIREEEAKQAETQAMANKEILDELRALRAEVAELSALRQR
- a CDS encoding MarR family transcriptional regulator: MTTSAVQDVSGRLFLAVGRLSRSLRQAGVPGPGHGAISALATLVHYGQLRLGDLAAKEGVAAATMSRIVASLVEAGYVSRESDPIDRRAWLAEATEEGERLVSGVRSTRVHELGKRLERLTPEHQAALAAALPALEALIADEER
- a CDS encoding thiazole synthase; translation: MDGDHLVIGEYKLSSRLIIGTGGAANLAVVERALVASGTELTTVAMRKADAEGGSGVLELLRRLGIRLLPNTAGCRTAAEAILTAQLAREALETDLVKLEVHADDRTLLPDPFETLEAAERLTADGFTVLAYTNDDPVLALRLEEAGCAAVMPLGAPIGTGLGIRNPHNIELIVSRAGVPVILDAGIGTASDATLAMELGCDAVLLSTAVTRAADPERMASAMRAAVTAGRLAAGAGRIPQRFWAHASSPPR
- the thiS gene encoding sulfur carrier protein ThiS, encoding MEIQVNGQWREFPDGTTVEGVLEALGTAVRGVAVAVDGVVVRRGEWPEAVVRKGASVDILTAVQGG
- the thiO gene encoding glycine oxidase ThiO; the encoded protein is MKELSVVGGGVIGLAVAWRASARGHRVTVYDPDPGRGASWLAGGMLAPVTEAWPGEEDVLTLGEASLRRWPDFARDLAKEGVDPGLSPHGTLVVALDGADAGNLEMLAAYLTELGREVERLTGREARRTEPGLASTVRSGLLVPGDLAVDNRRLLRALKHACDERGVAFRHETVTELEHLDGDVVLAAGAWTGRLHPALADAVRPLKGEILRLRPRRGCLPPPVRTVRAMVEGRPIYLVPREDGQLVLGATQYEAGFDETVTVRGVRELLEGAERVFPGITEYELVETAAGLRAASVDTMPFIGELGEGVFAATGHHRNGLLMAPLTADAAVAWLDGGPLPDEVAAATPARRSEERV
- the thiE gene encoding thiamine phosphate synthase, which gives rise to MPTLSDPRIRARLANARLYLCTDARSGRGDLAEFADAALAGGVDIIQLRDKTGGAPIEAKHEIAALEVLAEACERHGKLLAVNDRADVALAVGAHVLHLGQDDIPVALAREIVGDDVVIGRSTHSAEQAKAAAEEPGVDYFCTGPCWPTPTKPGRSAPGLDLVRATAAFGTSRPWFAIGGIDAERLPEVLDAGASRIVVVRAITGAEDPEAAARTLRSALA
- a CDS encoding threonine ammonia-lyase, which gives rise to MELVSIEEIRDAASRIKGAAVRTPLLEQSWAPLWLKPESLQRIGAFKVRGAYNAIASLDEDQRARGVVAFSSGNHAQAVAYSAKRFGIPAVIIVPDVAPRAKVEATKALGAEVIEVPIDRQQSSALAVAEERGLSFIPPYDHRDVIAGQGTVGLEIAEDLPDAAAVLVPLSGGGLASGVGTAIKALLPGTKVIGVEPELAADTAESLRAGKRIEWPMDLRARTSADGLRAQPSDLTFAHLQSVLDDVITVSEEEIGDAVRTLAHRARLIAEPSGATATAAYLFHRDELPEGKVVSVVSGGNLDPATLTELLA